A single window of Rhodamnia argentea isolate NSW1041297 chromosome 5, ASM2092103v1, whole genome shotgun sequence DNA harbors:
- the LOC115743630 gene encoding uncharacterized protein LOC115743630 isoform X3, protein MILCSGFRDLFVSLSKIQLCGVMMFNHDPPRCVDCSDCGGPSRCGMECSALVTDDVEGYPVCMTIGRATSTYVNVTDQKKPHSGVTVKMMDDGGKSTCSLSVSVICDPSRVQGPNSLEKSGTCDYATSLRHPSGCAEIIYVHGHGWGWFGILLIISLCLFGGYLLAGTVYRYFMLGVHGIDAIPNLEFWASLPHRTQGLVMSLVQKFRGPSQGHRGSYTSVGF, encoded by the exons ATGATACTGTGCTCTGGTTTCAG GGACCTGTTTGTCTCTCTGTCCAAGATACAG CTCTGCGGCGTTATGATGTTCAATCATGACCCACCTAGATGCGTTGACTGCTCG GACTGTGGAGGTCCTTCACGCTGCGGCATGGAGTGCAGTGCTCTTGTGACAGATGATGTAGAAG GCTACCCAGTATGTATGACAATTGGGCGCGCAACTAGCACTTATGTAAACGTCACAG ATCAGAAGAAACCGCACAGTGGTGTCACTGTCAAGATGATGGATGATGGTGGCAAGTCTACTTGTTCACTTTCTGTATCCGTCATATGTGATCCAAGCAGAGTTCAA GGACCAAATTCACTTGAGAAATCGGGGACTTGTGACTAT GCTACATCGTTGAGGCATCCTTCTGGCTGTGCTGAAATAATATATGTGCATGGACATGGCTGGGGTTGGTTTGGTATCCTCCTGATAAT AAGCCTGTGTCTCTTTGGAGGGTATCTACTTGCTGGTACAGTGTATAGATACTTTATGCTTGGAGTTCATGGTATAGAT GCAATTCCAAACCTAGAGTTTTGGGCTAGCTTGCCACATAGAACACAG GGTTTAGTTATGTCTCTAGTGCAAAAATTTCGAGGGCCTTCTCAAGGTCACCGAGGCTCCTATACTTCCGTTGGCTTTTAA
- the LOC115743630 gene encoding uncharacterized protein LOC115743630 isoform X2, which yields MEMIRRSSLGWLFLLLSAILSCASSPRGSVSAPAATCELSFADRDRLYNYSLASPIPKFPHGVLSEDGFYKVAANDTVLWFQLCGVMMFNHDPPRCVDCSDCGGPSRCGMECSALVTDDVEGYPVCMTIGRATSTYVNVTDQKKPHSGVTVKMMDDGGKSTCSLSVSVICDPSRVQGPNSLEKSGTCDYATSLRHPSGCAEIIYVHGHGWGWFGILLIISLCLFGGYLLAGTVYRYFMLGVHGIDAIPNLEFWASLPHRTQGLVMSLVQKFRGPSQGHRGSYTSVGF from the exons ATGGAGATGATTCGTCGCAGCTCGCTGGGATGGCTGTTTCTCCTCCTCTCGGCGATCCTGAGCTGCGCTTCGTCGCCGCGGGGCTCGGTCTCCGCACCCGCCGCGACGTGCGAGCTTAGCTTCGCCGACCGCGACAGGCTCTACAACTATAGCTTGGCCTCTCCCATCCCTAAGTTCCCGCACGGCGTGCTCAGCGAAGACGG ATTTTACAAAGTGGCAGCAAATGATACTGTGCTCTGGTTTCAG CTCTGCGGCGTTATGATGTTCAATCATGACCCACCTAGATGCGTTGACTGCTCG GACTGTGGAGGTCCTTCACGCTGCGGCATGGAGTGCAGTGCTCTTGTGACAGATGATGTAGAAG GCTACCCAGTATGTATGACAATTGGGCGCGCAACTAGCACTTATGTAAACGTCACAG ATCAGAAGAAACCGCACAGTGGTGTCACTGTCAAGATGATGGATGATGGTGGCAAGTCTACTTGTTCACTTTCTGTATCCGTCATATGTGATCCAAGCAGAGTTCAA GGACCAAATTCACTTGAGAAATCGGGGACTTGTGACTAT GCTACATCGTTGAGGCATCCTTCTGGCTGTGCTGAAATAATATATGTGCATGGACATGGCTGGGGTTGGTTTGGTATCCTCCTGATAAT AAGCCTGTGTCTCTTTGGAGGGTATCTACTTGCTGGTACAGTGTATAGATACTTTATGCTTGGAGTTCATGGTATAGAT GCAATTCCAAACCTAGAGTTTTGGGCTAGCTTGCCACATAGAACACAG GGTTTAGTTATGTCTCTAGTGCAAAAATTTCGAGGGCCTTCTCAAGGTCACCGAGGCTCCTATACTTCCGTTGGCTTTTAA
- the LOC115743630 gene encoding uncharacterized protein LOC115743630 isoform X1, which translates to MEMIRRSSLGWLFLLLSAILSCASSPRGSVSAPAATCELSFADRDRLYNYSLASPIPKFPHGVLSEDGFYKVAANDTVLWFQVVSSRDLFVSLSKIQLCGVMMFNHDPPRCVDCSDCGGPSRCGMECSALVTDDVEGYPVCMTIGRATSTYVNVTDQKKPHSGVTVKMMDDGGKSTCSLSVSVICDPSRVQGPNSLEKSGTCDYATSLRHPSGCAEIIYVHGHGWGWFGILLIISLCLFGGYLLAGTVYRYFMLGVHGIDAIPNLEFWASLPHRTQGLVMSLVQKFRGPSQGHRGSYTSVGF; encoded by the exons ATGGAGATGATTCGTCGCAGCTCGCTGGGATGGCTGTTTCTCCTCCTCTCGGCGATCCTGAGCTGCGCTTCGTCGCCGCGGGGCTCGGTCTCCGCACCCGCCGCGACGTGCGAGCTTAGCTTCGCCGACCGCGACAGGCTCTACAACTATAGCTTGGCCTCTCCCATCCCTAAGTTCCCGCACGGCGTGCTCAGCGAAGACGG ATTTTACAAAGTGGCAGCAAATGATACTGTGCTCTGGTTTCAGGTTGTCTCCAGCAG GGACCTGTTTGTCTCTCTGTCCAAGATACAG CTCTGCGGCGTTATGATGTTCAATCATGACCCACCTAGATGCGTTGACTGCTCG GACTGTGGAGGTCCTTCACGCTGCGGCATGGAGTGCAGTGCTCTTGTGACAGATGATGTAGAAG GCTACCCAGTATGTATGACAATTGGGCGCGCAACTAGCACTTATGTAAACGTCACAG ATCAGAAGAAACCGCACAGTGGTGTCACTGTCAAGATGATGGATGATGGTGGCAAGTCTACTTGTTCACTTTCTGTATCCGTCATATGTGATCCAAGCAGAGTTCAA GGACCAAATTCACTTGAGAAATCGGGGACTTGTGACTAT GCTACATCGTTGAGGCATCCTTCTGGCTGTGCTGAAATAATATATGTGCATGGACATGGCTGGGGTTGGTTTGGTATCCTCCTGATAAT AAGCCTGTGTCTCTTTGGAGGGTATCTACTTGCTGGTACAGTGTATAGATACTTTATGCTTGGAGTTCATGGTATAGAT GCAATTCCAAACCTAGAGTTTTGGGCTAGCTTGCCACATAGAACACAG GGTTTAGTTATGTCTCTAGTGCAAAAATTTCGAGGGCCTTCTCAAGGTCACCGAGGCTCCTATACTTCCGTTGGCTTTTAA
- the LOC115743627 gene encoding DEAD-box ATP-dependent RNA helicase 18 has product MDDEPRDSNRNRALTATRFSDLEPPLSEPVLEALSLSGFEFCTPVQAATIPLLCSFKDVAVDAATGSGKTLAFVVPLVEILRRSSSAPSKRHQVLGIIISPTRELSSQIFQVAQPFISTLSSIKSLLLVGGVEVKADMKKIKEEGANLLIGTPGRLYDIMDRMDILDFKNLEILILDEADRLLDMGFQKQITSIVSRLPKLRRTGLFSATQTEAVEELAEAGLRNPVRVEVRTETKQQDDSASSRDAAPSKTPSGLFLEYLECEADQKPSQLVDFLMKNKSNKIIVYFMTCACVDYWGAVLPCLSALKGLSLVPLHGKMKQIVREKALALFTSLPSGVLLCTDVAARGLDIPGVDCIVQYDPPQDPNVFIHRVGRTARLGRQGNSIVFLLPKEESYVEFLRIRRVPLQQRKRNDNVLDVVPLMRSAAKKDRDIMEKGVRAFVSYIRAYKEHHCSYIFRWKELEVGKLAMGCGLLQLPGMPEVKHHSLSTEGFTPVEDINLEEIKYKDKSREKQRRKNLQAKKEAPQKDPKTHKPNKNANAASNVIRKKTAKQRRAAQTIEDEDELAREYRLLKKLKKGTIDEDEYAKLTGTEDLL; this is encoded by the exons ATGGACGACGAGCCCCGCGACAGCAACCGCAACCGAGCTCTGACCGCCACGCGCTTCTCCGACCTCGAGCCGCCTCTCTCCGAGCCGGTCCTCGAGGCTCTGAGCCTATCCGGCTTCGAGTTCTGCACGCCGGTGCAGGCCGCTACGATCCCGCTGCTGTGCAGCTTCAAGGACGTCGCCGTCGACGCCGCCACCGGCTCCGGAAAAACTCTGGCGTTCGTCGTCCCTCTCGTGGAAATCCTCCGCCGTTCCTCGTCCGCGCCTTCCAAACGCCACCAG GTATTGGGAATAATTATTTCCCCTACCAGGGAGCTGTCATCTCAAATCTTCCAGGTGGCGCAACCTTTCATTTCTACACTGTCAAGTATCAAATCTTTGCTTCTAGTTGGCGGAGTTGAGGTTAAAGCAGACATGAAGAAAATAAAGGAGGAAGGAGCGAACTTACTGATAGGTACACCTGGGAGGCTGTATGACATTATGGATCGGATGGATATCTTGGATTTCAAGAATCTTGAG ATTCTAATTTTGGACGAGGCAGACAGGCTCCTCGATATGGGGTTCCAAAAGCAGATAACTTCCATTGTGTCTCGCTTACCCAAACTTCGTAGAACTGGTCTTTTTTCTGCTACTCAAACTGAGGCAGTTGAAGAGCTGGCTGAAGCTGGTTTGCGGAACCCGGTGAGGGTCGAAGTTCGAACAGAAACAAAACAACAGGATGATTCAGCATCATCACGGGATGCAGCCCCTTCGAAAACACCTTCTGGCCTGTTCCTTGAG TATTTGGAGTGCGAAGCAGACCAGAAACCGTCACAACTCGTTGATTTCCTTATGAAGAATAAGTCCAATAAAATTATTGT TTACTTCATGACTTGTGCCTGTGTTGACTACTGGGGAGCAGTTCTTCCTTGTCTTTCTGCTTTGAAAGGTCTTTCTTTGGTTCCTCTCCATGGGAAAATGAAACAG ATTGTAAGAGAAAAAGCATTGGCTTTATTTACGTCACTTCCAAGTGGCGTTCTCCTATGTACTGATGTCGCAGCTCGAGGTCTGGATATTCCTGGTGTTGATTGTATAGTGCAG TATGATCCTCCTCAAGATCCAAATGTTTTCATACACAGAGTTGGGCGCACAGCTAGGCTGGGCAGACAGGGAAATTCAATTGTGTTTTTGTTGCCTAAG GAGGAATCTTATGTTGAATTCTTGCGCATAAGAAGGGTTCCTCTCCAACAAAGGAAGCGCAATGATAATGTGCTTGATGTTGTTCCCCTG ATGCGCTCTGCTGCAAAGAAGGATCGTGATATTATGGAGAAAGGAGTGAGAGCGTTTGTCTCATATATTCGAGCTTATAAGGAGCATCACTGCTCTTATATTTTCAG GTGGAAAGAACTTGAGGTTGGGAAGTTGGCAATGGGATGTGGCTTGCTGCAGCTTCCTGGTATGCCCGAGGTGAAGCACCATTCACTTTCGACAGAGGGTTTCACTCCAGTTGAAGACATTAACTTGGAGGAAATTAAGTACaa GGACAAATCTAGGGAGAAGCAGAGGCGGAAGAACTTGCAAGCTAAGAAAGAGGCACCACAGAAAGATCCAAAAACCCATAAGCCGAACAAGAATGCAAATGCTGCTTCCAATGTCATCAGGAAGAAAACGGCAAAACAGAGGCGTGCAGCTCAGAcaattgaagatgaagatgagttGGCTCGAGAGTACcgccttttgaaaaaattgaagaaaggaACTATTGATGAAGATGAATATGCCAAGCTGACAGGGACAGAAGATttgctttga